The Halomonas qaidamensis genome includes the window CTATAATGTGAAGCACCATACCAGAAAGCGCCAACCCATGCCTTGCTGCAAGGATAGCCAAACGTTAAACCATGGGTGATTGCTAGACTTTTAGCCAACAGGCCAGCGAGTAGGACAGCGTAATTAAGATAGAGTAGTGGAGACACAGCACTTAAGACACAGCACTTAAGACACAGCACTTAAGACAACGCAGTTGCTAACGCTGCAAAACGCCCCTGACATAATGTTGCTAAGTCGCTTGGGGAAAGCTCTATCTCCAACCCACGCCGCCCCGCGCTTACATAAAGTGTCGAAAACGCCTGCGCCGAGCTATCAATAAAAGTAGGCAGACGCTTTTTCTGGCCGAGAGGGCTAACACCGCCAAGCACATACCCCGTGGTCCGCTCCACGTCACCTGGCGCTGCCATTGCCGCTTTTTTCGCCCCTGCCGCTTTAGCAATTTGCTTTAACCCCAGTTGGCTGGTGACCGGCACAATACCAACGGCCAACTGCTTACCATCCAAGGTAACTACCAAAGTTTTAAATACTTGCTGAGCGGCAACACCCAGTTTTTCAGCTGCCTCCAGCCCGTAGGACTGCGCAGCAGCATCGTGTTGATACTCATGGAGCTGAAACGCAATGCCTGCGTGTTTTGCACTATTGATCGCCGGTGTCATGAAGTTCTCTTAAGTTAGCATTATCAGCCTGCCTGAAAAGTAGACTTCTCCCTGCTACGCTAAATAGCGTGATTGATTTAAGGATGTCAACTGACAGGAGTCTTGATATGAAAGCAACTTCCAAAGCACAGCAGAAAGCCGCTGGGGCTGCGCTTTCTGCCAAGCGTGGTGAAACACAGCCCAGTGAACTTTATGATTCCTCCAAAGAGATGTATGACTCAATGAGTGAAGAGGAACTCGAAGAAATGGCCAGCACTCAGCGCAAGGGAAAACCGCAAAAGAAAGAAGATGATTGAAAAAGCTGTGTTCCACAACGGCAACAGCAAAGGCAGAAGTGATCGCTGTGCCGTTGTGGGAGAAGTTTATGTGATTAAGTTACTAACGTAATGCTGGTCACAGCACGCAGATTCCGCAACTTGCAATGCTGCTCAACACTTTCAACAATCTCTTCAGCATCATTGATCTGCTGCTTATCTAGCTGAATATCAACCATTAAGAAGCTACCCACTTGAGCTAGACGTACATCGTCATTGGCAATATCAAAATCTGCCACTTCTTGCACCATCTCCTGGCGAACGCTACCTAAAGGCTCGCCAAACATCAATTCGCGCAGCGCGCCACGCACCATACGAATGGGCATCGGCAGGAAGTAGCCCGCGATTATTAGTACCATCACCGGATCGGCAAAGCGCGCAAGGTGAGACCACGGGGTAAGCGTCAACCCCCATGTGAGCGCAAAGCCCAACATAACGGCGGCACTTAACCAAGTATCCATTTGCCACTGACGCAGTTCGGCAGCTAGCAGTGATGAGCGCGCAATTCGAGCATAACGGTTCAACCACCACCACGTAAGTAAACATCCTGCTACGTTTACCACGCCAAACATTAACGCAAGATCCAACGTTACCAGCCGCCCACCTTGCGCAAGGCTCCATACAGCCGAGACCATCGAAAACAGGCACACCAGTGCTATCACTACGCCTTTAAGCAGCACAGCCAACGGCTCTACAGTAAGCCGCCCAAAGGGGTAGTGATCATCTGCCGGTTTGCGCGCCTGCTGCAATGCAAACAAGGACAGCGACGCCAGCACTAAACTTAATAGCGAATAACCACTATCGAATAAAATAGTAATTGATCCACTGGCAAGCCCGAGAGCAAGGCCAGTAAAGGCAAACAGGCTGGCGGAGACAGCAGAAAATCTGAGCGCTCGGCGCTCGGCGACAAAGGGGGTCACGCGAAATACTCCAGTAAAGTGTCTTAAACCCAACGCATAATAGTGAGTACACTAACGTTTCACCAATCGCTCAGCGCCAACTTTTTTGGCTCTCCATGGAGTAACCTATGCGCGCAGAACAAGTGCAGGCGTTTATTGACGTTACTGAACATGGTTCCTTTGCCGCCGCCGCGCGGCACACCGGAATGAAACGCAGCACCCTAAGCGCCACAGTGAATGCCTTGGAAGACAGTCTTGGAGTCGTGCTGTTCGAGCGTTCAGGCAATAGCCTGCAGCTAACAGCCGTAGGTGAAAGCGTTTTGCCGGACTGCTACCGCCTACTGACCAGTGCCAGCCGAATCAAAAAACACTGCCAACAACACCTGCAGGGGGTCGAAAACCAGCTCTGCATTGCCCGGGATGATGCGCTGCCTGAAGCATTTTGGCGACAAGTCATGCACGACTTAAAACAGCGCTATCCACTTACAGCCATCTCGGTATATTTATTGCCCCCCCAAGAACACCCACAGTTCGTCCTTCGACAAACCGTTGATATAGCTTTTGGGTTGTATACCGCTGAAGGTGCCGACGTAAATGCCAGTAACCTTGCACCGGTCAGCATGTGCTTAGTAGCAGCAACATCGCACCCGTTAAGCCGGCTTCCCAGCGTTACTCGCGATGATCTCGCCCAATATACCCAAGTCTGTTTAACCTATGAGCAGGGCGATAAGTTGGTCAGTGAAGCACTTTTTTCGACAAATTACTTGGGCCTGACCATGTTCGAGGTCATCCGCGATGCAGCGATTAATGGCACTGGCTGGGCGTTGCTACCTTACCCACTAGTCAAGGAAGCCATAGAAAGCCATCAGCTTTGCGCTCTTAACCATGACCTTGCCCTGGACAGTCATTACTACCGCTATGTGGAAGGCGAAAGCCTAGGGGTAGTCGCCACCGCGCTGCTAACGAAGGTGTCACGCTTTTTAGGGAACACTCGTTGAGGCCCGCCAAAACGTTGAAATAGAGCATTGGAAAAAATCGCTTGTAGCTTCCAATCTATAAAAAACCATACAAGGAGATCAAAAGGACACGCTAGAGAACCGACACAGGTGAGTGTCATCTAAGCGTAAAGTGCATCTGCCAGTGTCGATGTTGCCGTCAACTAAGGAGTAGTTTCCACGATGGTACGACTCGATAAGAAAGCCACTAGGCTGTATGTCCTGGACACGAATGTCCTGATCCATGACCCCGCCGCGCTTTACCATTTTGATGAGCACGACGTGGTTATTCCCATGACTGTGCTTGAAGAACTAGACAAGCATAAAAACGGCATCAGAGAGATCGCCCGCACCGCGCGGCAGATTAGCCGCACGCTGTCAGACCTTACCAACCAAGTCACCTTTGATGAGATCCAGAAAGGTATTCCTATTCCGCGCATTAGCGGTGAATCGGGCCGCTTACATTTTTTGTGCTACAACGACCTTAAACCCTTCGACTCCCTTGATGACAGCCCCGACAACCGCATTTTGGCGGAAACCTGTCGGTTACGCGATGAGCGCCCGGATGCTTCGGTCATCCTGATCACCAAAGACATTAACCTGAGGGTAAAAGCAGCCGCACTAAAAGTGCCGGTGGAAGACTACCTGAATGATCGCGCCTATTCTGACAGCGATGCAATGATTGAAGGCGCACAGGTATACACCACTGCGGGGCAGGACGGTGCCTCGCTGTGGGAAACGCTCAATGTCGATGTCACCGTCGAGCGTGTCGACCACCATACTTTCTATCAATTAAGTGGCAACATGCCGCGCCATTGGCATGTCGGCATGCTGGTATCCGATAGCGAAAATGGCGCTGAGTTTGAAGCCATTGTCCGTGAGCTATCACCGTCATCTGCCCGACTACAGCTACTTACCAACTACCGTCACCATGCTGGCGTGTGGGGCGTTCATGCCCACGACAGCCGCCAAAACTTCACCCTCAACTTGCTGATGGACCCAGACATTGATCTGGTCACGATTGCTGGTAATGCAGGTACCGGTAAAACGTTTATGACGCTCGCCGCAGCGTTCCAGCAAACACTAGATGCCAAACTATTTGAGCGCATTGTATTTACCCGTGCACCGATTCCCATGGGCGAAGATATCGGTTTCTTACCGGGCACCGAAGAGGAGAAAATGTCACCGTGGATGGGTGCCTTCCACGACAATATGGATAACCTGTTGCGTAACGAAGAGGGAGAGTCTAGCTGGGATAATGGTGCCACCCGACAGCTTATTGGCTCGCGGGTGCAGATTCGCTCCCCAAGCTTCATGCGTGGGCGTACCTTAAACGATACGTTCTTGATTATTGACGAGGCGCAAAACTTTACCCCCAAACAACTCAAGTCGCTGGTAACCCGAGCGGGCCGAAATACTAAGATTGTCTGTTTAGGCAACGTTGGCCAGATCGACACCCCCTACTTAACCGCCAACACCTGTGGCATGGCTGCTGTTGTCGAACGATTTAGAGATTGGCCCCATGCTGGGCATATCACGCTGAAAAGCGTTGAACGGTCGCGCCTCGCGCTGGCAGCTGAAGAGCTTTTGTAACGCTTGCCGCAAACCACCTTGCCGATTCACCCTTCGACTAAGAGCATCGCCCAGCAAAACTGGGCGATGTGCTCTAATGAATATAGCTAGCAGGGCTATTACTCTACTCCCGTGGTTGGTGCTGCGTGTCAGAATTTTCACTATTCCAAGGGTTTTCAACACCCACTGTATCGGCAGCAAACGCCTCTCGTTCACCTAGGGGGCGAGCCGCTCCAATCGTTGTATCGTTGCAAGTCTGACGCTCCATCTCACAGTTGAGCTCCGCACCAAACAGCACCACAAACGCTGAGAGCCAAAACCATAGCATTAACGCTACAACGGCCCCGAGAGAGCCATACAGCTCACTAAAGGTAGAAAAGTAACGTACGTAAAGCGATAGACCGCCGGAGCCTAGTAGCCACATAGTGGTGGCAAACAGCGTGCCATAGCTTAACCACCGCCACTGGGCAGAACGCCGATAGGGGGCGTAACGATATAGTAAAGCAATAAGTACGCTCATCAGTACCAACAACGCCGGCCAACGCAACCATTTCAAGACACTATCTACCGGTGGTTCAATCATCAGCGTATCAACCACAATCGGCACAATGGCGATAAACCCCAGTGACACTAACGTCATCGTAATTAGCCCGAAGGTTAACGACACCAACACCACACCGCGCAGTAGCAACGGACGCTTTTCATGTTCCCCGTACACCACATTCAAACCGACGACGAGTACAGAAACACTTTTTGACGCAATAAACATGGCAACCAACAGTCCTGCTAGCGCAGTCATTACATTCCCAGACTCCGTACTTTCCACGACCTCTTGGGCCTGCTGATCAATCAGCTTCGCCGCATCCGGCGGCATAAAACGACTAATTTCATAAAGCTGACGACCGGCCTCAACAGGATCAAACAACAGCCCCCAAAGAGAGATAACTGCTGCAATCGTTGGAAATAGCGCCAATAAGGCATAAAAAGCCACGCCCGCCGCAAACATGGTAATACGGTCACGACGAGCAGCACGCACTACCCGCCAAATAATATCGTGCCACCCCTTACGGGGGATATCGTCAGGCGCTGTGGCTTTCCGACCCCGCCAGTGAGACTCTACTCTCCCTTTTTGGCTCATCGCAGCCCCTCCCACATTAGTAAAAGCGCCACTATTACAGCGAACACCATCATCAAACCGCTACCATGATGACGCATCCATGCTTCTGCGAATAAACCTCTGTTCAACTGCCTCATTAACGCTCTTTCACGAGCAAGCGAAAACGCAACACTCGCCATTTTCACCTTTTCACAGGCATGGGCCAAAGCCTCTATAACGCGCAATCCTTTTACAGAAAAGACGCTATACAGCCACCATAAATCGCCTGCAGGTGGCGCTTGAATGACAACGCGGCGCAGTAAGCTAGCGCCAATCACCACCACCATCACAACAATCATGACACCAACAGGGAAAGGCCAACTCAGGCTTAACCATTCGGAGGCTGGTGGTATCTCAACACTACCAGCGGGCAGTGGAAGCCATATTGGCGTTACCAGGGCGGCGACCAATGCAGCCAACCACGCGCCCCACTGGAAGGCATTACTACCCCCTGAGTGCCGTTGCTGCCACTGACGCCACACGCAAACACTGATCAACGCAGAAGTGCCAATGGCCGCCCAGGTAAGCAGCATAATAAGATGTTCGTGATGCATGTCATAAAGCGCACTTTTAACGCCCCACTTACTTAGCATCCCCGCCGCTAGCGCACCCGTTAGCGACACGCCAGGCAAGGCGATTAACGCAAACAGCATCGGTTGCGGCCAGCGAGGCATGTGCTCGCTAATACTAGTACCCAGAAAGAGTGCTCCTTTTGCCAATGCATGATGAGCGGTAAACAACACCACACCAGGTAATAACAGCGGCCACACGTCTGGGGCGGCTAACCCCATTGCCACCATAGCAGTGAGCATTCCCATTTGGCTGATGCTGGAGTACGCCAGAACCGCTTTTGGATGGCGCTGCCACACACCATACAACGCAGCACCAAAGGCGGCTGCCAATCCTGCTATTAGCATGACGTTGCCAAGCTGGAGGAGCGCAGGTGACAATCCGTTAACTCCTAACGGCAATACATTTATCCATGCTAATAGCCCAGCTTTAATCATCGCGCCGCTCAGCACCGCGCTAGCAGGAGCAGGCGCTACTGGATGCGCTAACGGCAACCAAACATGAAGGCCAATAACCCCCGCTTTCACCCCAAATCCAAGCCACAACAAAAGCGCCATCGTGGCCCCGTGGTCAGCGACAGCGATTCCCTCACGCACTCCCTTAAGCGTCAGCGTTTCTGAAGTGCCTGCCACCCAAAGAAAACCGCCAAGGATAAGCCCTTCACCAATAACGGCTAAGATTAAGTATGCCCTTGCGCCCAACCGCGCTTCGTCACTACCGCTATGGACTACCAGGGCATATGCGGCAAACGTCATCAATGCAAAGCCCAGATAAAAACTGGCGATATCTTGAGCAATAATCAGCAGCACATTGCCCAACAACGTCAGCGGCCACAGAAGCGCTAACCGCTGACATCGACGCTGTATAACCTGATCGCCTGCCTGTGCTTTTCGTTGCTCTGCTGCAAAGTATCCACGCGCATGAATGGCCGCTAAGCTCCATAGCAAAGCGGTAAAGGCCAGCCACGGACGGCTCAGTGCATTTAACTCCCAATAACCGCCTAACATCCAGGCGCTGATTGACCACTGGACCTCGCCGCTAAAGGCTAGCAGTAACGCCGGCCATGAAGCACTCACCCAGAGCATCGAGAAGTAGTCGCGGCTCGCCGCAGGCGTTCTATACGCCTGCCATATTGTGGTGCCCGCAACGCACAGAGGCCAAAGTAATGCCGCAAGCAAAAGTAGCGTGATCATGGCAGGTACTCCCCTACCGCCACGCGGGTAGCCCAATCCAGCGGGCTAAACGGCAATCCTGCCAATAAACCTGCTCCAATGCTTACCAGTGCAGTAAACACGGCTGGCCATAATAGCCAGCCGTGGGTTTCCAAGCGCCCAAGGCGCTGTTCATTAGGCCACTCACCCTTTCCATGAGCCGGCCCCTCACGAAACCAAAGGCGGTGCAAAATAGGCAAAAAATAAATAGCATTCAAGGTACTACTCGCAACTAAAACCGCCACAACCCAATACATCTGCGCCTGGATAGCCCCCACCCCCAAGTACCACTTAGTGATAAAGCCCGCGATAGGAGGCAGCCCAATCATACCCAACGCCCCTACGGTGAATGCGAAGCTGGTAAGGGGCATACGCTTGCCGGCACCGTTCATTTCATCAATACGGTGGATACCAAGCTCTTCAGCGTAGTTACCCGCGCAAAAGAACAGCGTGACTTTCATCAAACCTTGATGCAGAAGATGCGCAAGTGCACCAATGGTACCGAAGGGGCCAAACAGGCAAACACCAAGCACAACATAGGAGACCTGGCTGATAGTAGAAAATGCCAACCGAGGCTTTAATTCTTGCTGGGCAATCGCGCGCAGCGAGCCGTAAATAATCGTAATTGAAGCCGCGACCGCCAATACAGTGGTGACACCAAGTTCAACGCTGAGCTCAATACCATAAAGATCATAAATCACCCGAAGGATGCCAAAGGCACCGGCTTTTACAACCGCAACCGCATGTAACAGCGCGCTAACTGGCGCAGGCGCTACCATTGCTCTTGGCAGCCATCCATGCAACGGCACCATGGCAGCTTTAACGGCAAGGCCTCCTACCAGTAATGTAAATATCAGTATCAGCAGACCACGATGATCATTGAGGTATGGCGACAATCCCTGCTCAGAAGCGAACGAATGGTCGCCGGTTAAACTATAAAGCAGCACCACACCGAGTAGCAGCACCACGCCAGCCGTTAAGGTATAACGCAGATAAACACGCCCCGCTGCTAACGCTTTGGCGGTTCCGTAGTGGACGACCAGCGGGTAGGTAGAAAGGGTCAGCATTTCGTAGAAAATCAGGAACGTAAACAGATTCCCGGCTAACGCGATACCCAACGTACTCGCGACACACAGGCTGAAAAAGCCAAAAAAACGTTTTCGGTTCGCCGCCCCTTCTAAATAGCCGATCGCGTAGATCGTGGTACACAGCCACAGTAGCGAAGAAAGTCCAGCAAACATTACTCCCAACGCATCAGCTCTCAATACAAACTCAACACCGCCCACTATCTGGAAACTAAAGGTGTCTTCAACCCCCTGAGAAACCCGCCCAACCATCAAGGTTACCAGGATGATTTTACTCACAGCGGCAATCAGGTTAATGCTGGTACGCAGCCGCCGCGCGTCTTCAGGCAAAAGAAAAATAACCGCTGCTGCAAAAAGAGACGTTGCTAACGTTGTTAGCGGTAGCCAAGCCGCATTCATGCGCCACCTCCCTGGAGTAGCGCCAGTGGTAGGTGAGCCAATAAGCCTAGGGCAAACGCTGCCACCGCCAAACAAAGCGCAATAAGATCCATGCCAGGCGCTAACGGCTGGTAATGATGGCGAGGCGCAGTTTCATCAAAGCAGTAACGGAAAACACGAAATATATAAGCAGCTGTCAGCAGTGTGCCCACCAATAGTGCGGCAACAGCTACCCATTGCTGTGTCATCACCATCGCCTGTAGCAGCAACCACTTTGCGGTAAACCCTGCGCTAGGCGGCAATCCCATCAGCGTAACGGACGCAATGCCGAACACAAGCAGTGACAGCGGTAAACGGCGGCTAGTGCCTGCAAGCCCTTTGATTGAGCTTTCGCCGGTGGCAAGAATCAAATTACCAACGGCCATAAACATAGCCGCTTTTGCTAGCGAGTGGCCCATCAACTGTAGCCAAAACCCTTCCCAGGCCAGTGCCCCTGGCAGCGGAGAAATAGTAGGCCCCAACAGTAAAGGAAAGGCCACCATTAGGTAGCCCAACTGACCTACCGTAGAAGACGCTACCAAGGTTTTAAGCGATTCAGCACGCCACGCAATTAGCCCACCCCAAACAATCGCTAACATGCCCAACCATGCCACAAAGCGTGGGGCAAACAGCGCTTCGGGAAGTAAAATTCCCCACAGCATGATCAACATAAACAACGAGGCTTTAATCACCAACGCCGCATGCAATGCACTCACCGGCGTCCAAGCATTTTCATGCACAGGCGTTAGCCACCCGTGTAGCGGAAAGAGAGCTGCTTTCAGCGCCAACCCTGCACCCATCAATGCAGCAGCCACCCAGGCCACTGGGCCAGGCTCAACAATGTCAGCCAGAGTTATAAGGTCAAGCTCTCCCCAGTTCCCAAGTAGTAAGGCCACACCAAGTAAATAGGCAAGAGACCCCACCAACGCTAACAGTAAATATCGCATGCCTGCTTTCAGCGCATTAGCCTTACCTGATAGCAGCAACATGCCTACGGCAGCCAGCCCCATAGCCTCTAATGCAGCGTAAAGGGTTAATAAATCTACTGCTAGCCAAATAAGCGATAGCGCACTGATCAGCACACCCATCAGTGCCCACAGCCATCGTGCTTGCTTGCCGGGGCTGGTAAGTTGCAAATGACCCGGTGTGTATAAGGCAGCCGCTACCCCTACCCACTGAGTGATCATTAACATCAAACCGCTCAAGCCATTAAAGCGCAGTGACAGCTCAACGCCCGCAACATGCCACTGCCAGCGCAGTAAGCCCACTTGAAGGTAATCGACAACCAACAGTGCGCCAGCCAATAAAATTGGCAGGCATGCAAGCATCACGGGAAATAGACGGCGCGGTGTAAAAAGCGCACCTAACAGCCCTGCAAAAATCGGCAACACCAAGATAATCAACAGCGCCCAGTGGCTATACCACAACGGCTCAAACGTACTTTCGTACAAGCCAAAACGCCATATCATTGCGCATGCCTCGCAGCATCACTGTCACTTGCTAGCGCAGACACACCCTCTAACAACACAAGTTGCCGAATAAGCAGCACACCTAACAACGTGCCTAGCCAGGCAATGATTAGTCCCACGCTGATAAGCGCCTGCGCTCCAGGCACCGTGCCCGCCATACCCGCCAGCAGCAAAAACACACCAGACCCGAGAACATTAAAGGCCATTAAACGGCGCAGCATATGTTTATGTAGCGTAAACGCTCCCATAGCTGTCGCCACAATAACCACAGCGGCGATAATTAGCGGATGCTCAGTCAGCGAATACGCCATATCAGGCAATAAAAACCGAATGGCACCCCCTATCATCACACTCCAGGCTAGCGCCAATAGGGCGCGCACCACGCCATGAGACCAACGGTGGCGGGAGCGGTCATGATGCGAACCCTTTTCGATAGTGGCAGGGAATGCGCTCAATGCATAAAAAAAGCTCCCCCCGGTCAGAACAACTCCTAATACAAGCTCTGCCAACGCCAACCAAGGTGCACCAAGCTTCCACCAGGAAAGACTCATTAATAGCGCAAAGAGCAAAAATAGCCCGCTCGCCCGTTTTAAGTGACGATCAAACAGGCAGACTAGCGACGCGGCTACTATGCAGAACGCTATACCGCTTTCTAGATAGTCAATTGACGCTATCATAAGCCTTCGCTAATTCCTTGCATCGGCTGAGGGAACCAATGTACGGCTAAGCCAAACGCTCGCTCAGCCACTTGCCAATATCGTTAACCTGCTGCGGGCATAGTGCATGCGCCATCGGATACTGGCGATAATTAACCGTATAACCCATTTCTTTTAAGCGTTCGACACCATTGCGACCCAGAGTTTCAGGAACGATGGGGTCGAAATTCCCATGGTGTACTTCGATAGGTATATCACGATTGGCTTCAGCTAAATCGATGCTATCGGCTGTCGCAAAATAGGTCGACATAGCTAACAGTCCGCCAAGAGGCTGAGGGAAAGAAAGCGCCGCCTGATAAGCTACTGCGCCGCCTTGGGAAAAACCCGCGACGATAATACGGCGGCTGTCGATCCCTTGATCAATCTGCTCTTCAATCAGTGCCTGAAGTCGTTCAGCAGACGTTCTCAACTGCGCTTCATCCACCCGACGTCCTAAGTCCATGGCAAGAATGTCATACCACGCTGGCATCACCATGCCGCCATTAATAGTGACCGGCAAGCGCGGCGCATGGGGCATAATAAAACGCACATGCGCTGAGTCAGGGAGTGTAAGGGCTGGTACTAGCGGCTCGAAATCGTGCCCATCGGCACCCAACCCGTGAATAATAAACACGCACGCATCGGCGGGTTGACCATTTTGCGGTTCAATAATCAGTTCGCCTGGGGCTGTCATGGGCTCTTTCCTTGCTGACGTTAAAAGCGCCACCCTAGCGTAAAGTGACGCGTTCGGCGAGTCATTTGCCTGCTTAAAGCGGCCAAACCAGTGGAATAAGAGTTAAGGCAATGATTCCCGTCAAAAGGTTCAAGCCACCACCAACACGTAAAAAATCACTGACCCGATAGCCGCCAGGGCCATGCACCATAAGGTTCGTTTGATAACCAATCGGCGTTAAAAAACTAGCCGAAGCAGCAAACATTACCGCCACCACATAGGGCATCGGGTTAACCCCCAGGCTTTCTGCTGCAGCCATAACCACCGGAAAAATGATTACCGCAGCAGCATTATTGGTCACCAATTCGGTCAACATTGCCACGACGCAATACGTGGCAATTAATAGCAACAGAGGGTTACCCGCCACCAACGACAGAACACTGCCTGCCAGGAAGTCCGCCGCGCCGGAGGTTTGCAGCGCAGCCCCTACCCCGAAAGATGCTGCAATAGTTAGCAACACTTGTGTATCCAAACCACGCTTAGCAGCGTCTACAGAACAGCAACCGGTTAACAACGCTAGCGCCGCGCCTAACATAGCCGCATTGAGCATACTTAAGACACCTAGCGCCGCCAGCAGTACAGCCCCCAACAAAATCGCCCAGGCCAACGGAGCTTTTTCATGCACGGGCCGCGCAGCGCCGTTCAACTCACTGATTAAGAGAAAGTCTTTCGATTGTCGGTGGCGCTCAATAAACGGTGGACGCG containing:
- the ybaK gene encoding Cys-tRNA(Pro) deacylase, with translation MTPAINSAKHAGIAFQLHEYQHDAAAQSYGLEAAEKLGVAAQQVFKTLVVTLDGKQLAVGIVPVTSQLGLKQIAKAAGAKKAAMAAPGDVERTTGYVLGGVSPLGQKKRLPTFIDSSAQAFSTLYVSAGRRGLEIELSPSDLATLCQGRFAALATALS
- a CDS encoding DUF3008 family protein; this encodes MKATSKAQQKAAGAALSAKRGETQPSELYDSSKEMYDSMSEEELEEMASTQRKGKPQKKEDD
- a CDS encoding cation diffusion facilitator family transporter: MTPFVAERRALRFSAVSASLFAFTGLALGLASGSITILFDSGYSLLSLVLASLSLFALQQARKPADDHYPFGRLTVEPLAVLLKGVVIALVCLFSMVSAVWSLAQGGRLVTLDLALMFGVVNVAGCLLTWWWLNRYARIARSSLLAAELRQWQMDTWLSAAVMLGFALTWGLTLTPWSHLARFADPVMVLIIAGYFLPMPIRMVRGALRELMFGEPLGSVRQEMVQEVADFDIANDDVRLAQVGSFLMVDIQLDKQQINDAEEIVESVEQHCKLRNLRAVTSITLVT
- a CDS encoding LysR family transcriptional regulator, yielding MRAEQVQAFIDVTEHGSFAAAARHTGMKRSTLSATVNALEDSLGVVLFERSGNSLQLTAVGESVLPDCYRLLTSASRIKKHCQQHLQGVENQLCIARDDALPEAFWRQVMHDLKQRYPLTAISVYLLPPQEHPQFVLRQTVDIAFGLYTAEGADVNASNLAPVSMCLVAATSHPLSRLPSVTRDDLAQYTQVCLTYEQGDKLVSEALFSTNYLGLTMFEVIRDAAINGTGWALLPYPLVKEAIESHQLCALNHDLALDSHYYRYVEGESLGVVATALLTKVSRFLGNTR
- a CDS encoding PhoH family protein, with product MVRLDKKATRLYVLDTNVLIHDPAALYHFDEHDVVIPMTVLEELDKHKNGIREIARTARQISRTLSDLTNQVTFDEIQKGIPIPRISGESGRLHFLCYNDLKPFDSLDDSPDNRILAETCRLRDERPDASVILITKDINLRVKAAALKVPVEDYLNDRAYSDSDAMIEGAQVYTTAGQDGASLWETLNVDVTVERVDHHTFYQLSGNMPRHWHVGMLVSDSENGAEFEAIVRELSPSSARLQLLTNYRHHAGVWGVHAHDSRQNFTLNLLMDPDIDLVTIAGNAGTGKTFMTLAAAFQQTLDAKLFERIVFTRAPIPMGEDIGFLPGTEEEKMSPWMGAFHDNMDNLLRNEEGESSWDNGATRQLIGSRVQIRSPSFMRGRTLNDTFLIIDEAQNFTPKQLKSLVTRAGRNTKIVCLGNVGQIDTPYLTANTCGMAAVVERFRDWPHAGHITLKSVERSRLALAAEELL
- a CDS encoding YihY/virulence factor BrkB family protein, translating into MSQKGRVESHWRGRKATAPDDIPRKGWHDIIWRVVRAARRDRITMFAAGVAFYALLALFPTIAAVISLWGLLFDPVEAGRQLYEISRFMPPDAAKLIDQQAQEVVESTESGNVMTALAGLLVAMFIASKSVSVLVVGLNVVYGEHEKRPLLLRGVVLVSLTFGLITMTLVSLGFIAIVPIVVDTLMIEPPVDSVLKWLRWPALLVLMSVLIALLYRYAPYRRSAQWRWLSYGTLFATTMWLLGSGGLSLYVRYFSTFSELYGSLGAVVALMLWFWLSAFVVLFGAELNCEMERQTCNDTTIGAARPLGEREAFAADTVGVENPWNSENSDTQHQPRE
- a CDS encoding complex I subunit 5 family protein, with product MITLLLLAALLWPLCVAGTTIWQAYRTPAASRDYFSMLWVSASWPALLLAFSGEVQWSISAWMLGGYWELNALSRPWLAFTALLWSLAAIHARGYFAAEQRKAQAGDQVIQRRCQRLALLWPLTLLGNVLLIIAQDIASFYLGFALMTFAAYALVVHSGSDEARLGARAYLILAVIGEGLILGGFLWVAGTSETLTLKGVREGIAVADHGATMALLLWLGFGVKAGVIGLHVWLPLAHPVAPAPASAVLSGAMIKAGLLAWINVLPLGVNGLSPALLQLGNVMLIAGLAAAFGAALYGVWQRHPKAVLAYSSISQMGMLTAMVAMGLAAPDVWPLLLPGVVLFTAHHALAKGALFLGTSISEHMPRWPQPMLFALIALPGVSLTGALAAGMLSKWGVKSALYDMHHEHLIMLLTWAAIGTSALISVCVWRQWQQRHSGGSNAFQWGAWLAALVAALVTPIWLPLPAGSVEIPPASEWLSLSWPFPVGVMIVVMVVVIGASLLRRVVIQAPPAGDLWWLYSVFSVKGLRVIEALAHACEKVKMASVAFSLARERALMRQLNRGLFAEAWMRHHGSGLMMVFAVIVALLLMWEGLR
- a CDS encoding complex I subunit 5 family protein — its product is MNAAWLPLTTLATSLFAAAVIFLLPEDARRLRTSINLIAAVSKIILVTLMVGRVSQGVEDTFSFQIVGGVEFVLRADALGVMFAGLSSLLWLCTTIYAIGYLEGAANRKRFFGFFSLCVASTLGIALAGNLFTFLIFYEMLTLSTYPLVVHYGTAKALAAGRVYLRYTLTAGVVLLLGVVLLYSLTGDHSFASEQGLSPYLNDHRGLLILIFTLLVGGLAVKAAMVPLHGWLPRAMVAPAPVSALLHAVAVVKAGAFGILRVIYDLYGIELSVELGVTTVLAVAASITIIYGSLRAIAQQELKPRLAFSTISQVSYVVLGVCLFGPFGTIGALAHLLHQGLMKVTLFFCAGNYAEELGIHRIDEMNGAGKRMPLTSFAFTVGALGMIGLPPIAGFITKWYLGVGAIQAQMYWVVAVLVASSTLNAIYFLPILHRLWFREGPAHGKGEWPNEQRLGRLETHGWLLWPAVFTALVSIGAGLLAGLPFSPLDWATRVAVGEYLP